A single genomic interval of Pseudomonadota bacterium harbors:
- a CDS encoding homoserine dehydrogenase produces the protein MERPVKVLKFGGSVLRDESDLVAAAHEVYRYYRRGIRVVAVVSALGSTTDDLMSRARRLCVQPRPELLAPVLATGETTSANLFGIALDGAGVPAQVLSPHQIGLRARGPVLDADPMDLDAAALLRELDRVPVAVVPGFVAQRDDGRLVLLGRGGSDLSALFIAHHVKADCCRLIKDVDGCYESDPALPGPPPRRLLSASFDDALALGGAILQPKALRFARDHHVAFDVAGLCGVRPTRIGRLPRIAVEADTMAASRPLRVGLLGLGTVAGGVYRELCCRPDLFDVRRILVRNLDTDRGVGAVSHLLCTDVREVLDTPCDVVVELAGGVQPATEWMASALRRGRHVVTANKAALAAHGCLLARTAQQHACSLLFSASVGGAVPALETARRLASEHVIGFEGVLNGTTNFVLDQIAQGTSFAEAVRRAQQAGLAEADPRLDLDGSDVAHKLTVLARHTFGDVPIRWQRREGIAGKLPDVPPGHAVRLVGSCHRQCETPMGVGQASPAELIASVEVRVLPERDALAQVAGEQNAVRFSTLDARLRRCEHIVAGRGAGRVPTTTAVMADLFELARAHKLRASGRSAKDTRFSAAACSQEAS, from the coding sequence ATGGAGCGTCCCGTCAAGGTTCTGAAGTTCGGCGGATCGGTTCTGCGCGACGAGAGCGATCTTGTCGCGGCCGCGCACGAGGTGTACCGCTACTACCGCCGAGGCATCCGTGTTGTCGCCGTGGTATCGGCGCTTGGCAGCACGACCGACGATTTGATGAGCCGAGCTCGGCGGCTGTGCGTGCAGCCGCGGCCCGAGCTGTTGGCACCCGTGCTTGCCACCGGGGAGACCACCTCGGCCAACCTGTTTGGGATTGCTCTCGACGGAGCCGGAGTGCCTGCCCAGGTGCTGTCCCCGCACCAGATTGGTCTTAGGGCACGGGGTCCGGTGCTGGACGCCGACCCGATGGACCTCGACGCCGCGGCATTGCTCCGCGAGCTCGATCGCGTGCCCGTGGCGGTCGTGCCCGGCTTCGTCGCGCAGCGTGATGATGGGCGCTTGGTCTTGCTCGGGCGGGGCGGCTCCGACCTGTCGGCATTGTTCATTGCGCATCATGTGAAAGCGGATTGCTGCCGGCTCATCAAGGATGTGGACGGCTGCTACGAGAGCGATCCGGCGCTGCCTGGGCCACCTCCGCGCCGACTTCTGAGCGCCTCTTTCGATGACGCCCTGGCGCTAGGCGGGGCGATTCTTCAGCCCAAAGCCCTGCGCTTCGCGCGGGATCACCATGTCGCGTTCGATGTGGCGGGCTTGTGCGGCGTTCGACCAACCCGCATCGGCCGACTGCCGCGTATAGCGGTTGAAGCCGACACCATGGCAGCCTCGCGGCCGCTGCGCGTGGGCTTGCTCGGGCTCGGCACGGTGGCAGGCGGGGTGTATCGGGAGCTCTGCTGTCGGCCCGATCTCTTCGACGTGCGGCGCATTCTGGTGCGTAATTTGGATACAGACCGGGGCGTCGGAGCTGTCTCGCACCTGCTGTGTACGGACGTCCGTGAGGTGCTCGATACACCATGCGACGTGGTCGTCGAGCTTGCGGGTGGGGTGCAGCCGGCTACCGAGTGGATGGCGAGTGCACTGCGCCGCGGCCGTCACGTGGTTACGGCCAACAAAGCCGCACTGGCGGCACATGGTTGCCTGCTGGCAAGGACGGCGCAGCAGCATGCCTGCAGTCTGCTGTTTTCAGCATCGGTGGGCGGAGCGGTGCCGGCGCTGGAGACAGCCCGACGCTTGGCCAGCGAGCACGTTATCGGGTTTGAGGGCGTGCTCAATGGGACCACGAACTTCGTCCTCGACCAGATAGCGCAGGGCACTAGCTTCGCCGAGGCGGTTCGCCGTGCGCAGCAAGCCGGTCTCGCCGAGGCAGATCCGAGGCTCGACTTGGATGGCAGCGACGTAGCTCACAAGTTGACCGTGCTCGCGCGCCACACCTTCGGGGACGTCCCGATCCGCTGGCAGCGCCGCGAGGGCATTGCCGGCAAGCTGCCCGACGTACCCCCCGGGCATGCCGTGCGCTTGGTGGGTAGCTGCCACAGGCAGTGCGAAACGCCGATGGGGGTAGGGCAGGCTTCTCCCGCGGAGCTCATAGCAAGCGTGGAGGTGCGTGTGCTTCCCGAACGCGATGCGCTCGCTCAGGTTGCCGGTGAGCAGAACGCCGTTCGGTTCTCTACCTTGGATGCGCGTCTGCGCCGCTGCGAACACATCGTAGCCGGTCGCGGTGCAGGTCGTGTTCCAACGACCACGGCGGTAATGGCCGATCTCTTTGAGCTCGCGCGCGCCCACAAGTTGCGCGCCTCGGGTCGCAGCGCCAAGGACACGCGCTTCAGCGCGGCCGCGTGCAGTCAGGAGGCCTCCTAA